gtgttgttgaaggccTTATTTGATGGCGCAAAAAAGGTGTATTGCCATGTTGCCGAGGTGTTGAGGGCTTGCACAAATCCTGCGCAGGTTAGCCGGGGTGGTGATTTACAGCTGTTTCAGGACAAACCTCCTAGCTGATCGAGTGTTGACGATAGAATGGATAGGTCCTCTCGCGATTGGATGAAATCCAAAAGAGTATCCGATGCTGGGACGACGTAGGTATCTTCAGGAACTGGAGCGAAGGTGAGGGGCTGGCGATCGATGACCTCACAAAGAGACGTCGATGCCGCCAGGGCTGAGAGGAAGACGGAGTAGAATCTCATTGTTTCAATCCAAAGGTAAAAGGCGACGCTGCAGACACTCACATCTACGCTGGAATTGGCGGGAGCAGAGGAGCATCACATGGACTTCAAATATCCGGCTTCTTCGTGGGCTTGGCATTCAGGGCCAAAGACCGGTCCGACTCCGATGCGAGGTTCGGGACATTACCCAGGATTACCCCGAACCCCGAACTCGAGTCTTATGATGTAACCATCTTTCTTCCCGGATCATGTTATAAGAAAGTCTTTCATTATTCCAATCATTGAGTGTAACTACTTCGTGGGCATATCTGTCCAATTGACTCTGTACCGATCATGAAGCTCAACATTGTCCCTTTGGCACTCCTGTCGGGCGTCTCCGCTCAAGGATTGGCCACCAAGCCACAGATGGGTAAGTCCCCAAACACCGCCCCCCCCTCATATTCACGCCTAGCTAAATTTTCTGCCAGGTTGGAATTCGTGGAACAgcttcaaggccatcatcaatgaAAGCATCATTGAATCCACTGCCAACACCATTGTCAAATCTGGGTTGGCTTCCTTGGGCTACAATTACGTTCTCATGGATGCTGGATGGCAAACTCTTGAGCGAGACAAGGAAGGCCGCCAGCAGGTCAATCTGACCAGGTTTCCTGGTGGCATCAAACCCGTTTCCGATTACATCCACAAGTTGGGTCTGAAGGTTGGCATCTACAGGTGAGAACCGGTTGAAACCGCAACTACCAATGCGATCAACACGCCATCTAACCTCTAAATAGTGACGCCGGGATCTACGGTTGCGACTTTGCACCTGGAAGCTACGGCTACGAGGAGCTTGACGCCTCTCAGTACGCCGAATGGGGAATCGATTACCTCAAGTACGACAATTGTGGAGGCTTTCAAGCCAACACGCTGTCAGTCCAGGAAAGGTTCCTTCGCATGTCACACGCGTTGAAGGACACGGGCCGTGACATCTTCTACTCCTTATGCGAGTGGGGTCACCAGTTCCCATGGTTCTGGGCCGATCAGCTCAGTGACTCTTATCGCATGTCTGGTGACATCCACAGCGAGTACAAGAAAGATAACAGCAATGGCTGCGCAACAGCCTACTGCCTGAATACGGGCTATGCAGGCGTTAGCGTCTTGACGATGATCCGTAAGATGCGTGAGATCTCCAGGTTTCAGAAACCAGGATCCTGGGGTAAGTTCGAGTTTTGCTCTTCTCGGACCAACTGCTGACCATTGATAGCGGACATGGACATGCTCGAAGTTGGTGTTGGAAACATGACAAGGCACCAGGAAGAGACACACTTTTCGTTCTGGGCGGCCCTGAAATCTCCTCTCATTATTGGTGCCGACGTCAATAACATTCGGGAATCGTCACTTGAGGTCctgaagaacaaggagatCATCGCCTTGAATCAAGATAAACTGGGCGTTGCTGTCAACTACATTCCGAGTCTATCACGAGAAGGCAAGTATCAAGTGTGGGCTGGACCTTTGAAATCGGGCAAGTCTCGACATGTTATCCTGGTGCAGAACTATGGCGCAGATCCACTGGATATCTCGTTGCCGGTTAAGCAAGTGCCGGGTTTGAATGAAGGGCATCGTCAGCTAGTCATTCGTGACGTGTGGGCGAAGAAGAGCCTTGGGAAACTGGGCGCTGCTATAGCATTGAAGGGCATCGAGGTGGATCAGGTCAAGGTTTTGGTGCTGTCTGAAAAGTAGACGGACGGGTGCCGAACCGCTGTGAGATCTCAGACAAGCGACATGTCAGTAGGTGTGGGTATAGTTAGGTAGTCAATGAATCTTCAAGACAAATATCATGGGCTGCATGGTTGCTCGAAGTAGGCATCAAGGCTCTTGGGGATATAAAGAGTTGGGTATTTGTAGACGCCTGCTAATAGTTCTTGAGTCCCAAGAATAAAGGTCACGGGGCTTTTCCTTTGAGTGTGAAGGTAGATTCATCCCCAGCTACAATCAACTGCACATAGCAACGTGATGACAGAACAAGAATAGTAGACCCAACCAGGCCATCCACCTAAAGACCCAAAACATGACATGAAGATACAAAACAATCCTACTTTTATGAAGCTCCTATCATTGAGGCATGAAACCTCTCAGTGACGTCACCCTGTCGCTGGGTATAATGGTCTGATCCAGAAATGGATATGGACAGGGGTCGGCCATGAGGGAAGGATCTGTGAAGCAGTCCGCCACAGAAATGGTATCTTGTGTGGAAGAATCCATGACTTGCTGTATCCCATGACTTGGTTGGGTCAGGAATGCATCCTGTAGCGACCCGGGCAAAGGCGGGAACGCCAAAGAAACACTGTCCGGAGAGCTTTTTGACGCGGGCTTGAATGCCATGGCGGTGGCATTGGCGTCGAGACCAAGTTGAAAAGCCGTGGCGTGAGAATAGGCCAAGCTGCTTGGTGAGTTGTCCTCTTGTTCACAGTTTGGATATTTCTTGTCGGAAAAGGCTTCTTCACGAATACTTCCAGCGCCGTGATAGCCATCCTGACGTGCTTGTAGGAGACGCGATTTGAATTTGGAAGCCAAGTTGGAGCTGGTGCTCGCATGTCTGCCATTCCATCGTTTAGAGATCTCACCGAGGCTTTGCAGGATAGAATCAAACACGGGAGATATTGGCTTCTCTTGAAAGACGGCATGTGTAAGCAATGCCCGGCCGCATACGAACAGGCAGAATGCAAATTGTGGATTTGCCAGGACGGGTGAAGTTGGGAGAAATCTCGTAGTGATACGAGATACTTCTTCTGTCGCGGCCAGACAGGTCTCCGCACTCGAAGCAGATGGGAGCTTGGCTGGTATGGATTTCCACTCTGAGGAAGGATAGGCCAGACCTTGGTGAAGGAGAACCACAGCAGTGTTGTGGGTGATATGGGCCAATACCAAGTTAGGGTCAAGGTTGCCATCGTCATTGACTAGACAGGCCTCCCTCCATGTTTCAGGGAGGAGGGCTTTCCATCTAGATTCTCTCTTAGAAAATGTAGTAGGAGCAAGATGTGTGGTTTTCACTTACTGCATGAGGCGCAGGTCCAGCTGCTTAAATCTGATGAGCCATTTTTGAATATCACGAGAATTACCAAAGTCAACCTCGtgctggaggaagaagaagatcaccAGCCTGAGGTTCTCGGTGGCTTCTATGCAATATGCAAACCCGCCCAGAGAGTtctgctcttcctccctctccatGTGAAGCTCAGGAAGCGCTTCTGGATGTTGCATCTGGTCCAGAGTGCCGAAGAATGGGGTCGGTATTTGAAGCTGCTCGCTTTCTTCCCAGATAGCTCCTTCACATGGTAGTCTGCGGTGAAAGTCGGCGCTGGTGAGGCAAGGGTTCCATCCAGTGCTTATACTGCAGAATCTATCCATCAGGAAGACATTCCAAAAGACACGTCGCctctcttcagcttcttgcCAGCCATTGCAAGGAGGAAGGAATGTCATTCTGTTCATCAGACTTCTCCCTGCTGAAGCACTCTCAGCGACGTCGCTCTCCTCTTTGCTCAAGCGCAACTGCTCCACGGTCCTTGCCATGCTTCCAACCATGGACCATGTTGATGGACCGTGTCCACTGCCGATCGTATCAAAGGCGCAGATGATGAGTGCCTGAACGTTTCGGACAGAGAATGTCTCCATGCTCTTCAGGATGACGGCCTGCCTGCATCTGGTTGCATACCAGGTCCGCAACGATGGATTCTCGTTAAGTAGGGGATCGTCTGAAAACCTGATGCAGAGAGATACAATGGCTTGGAGAATAGTCGTCATGCCGGCTCGTTGCTCAGGCGATGCAAGAGCAGCCCTGAAATTCCGAACATGCAACATGGGAATCCAAGGATGCACAGTTTCAAAGTAGATTTCCACCAGCGAGTCTACAAGCTCATCCGGTGGCATAGGGGTGTTGGAAAGACAGGGATCCGTGTTTTCGATACCTGATAATGCAGGAGCTTTGGTCGTGGCTGAGGTCGATATGCTGTTGCCCTGGTATTGAACTTGATCTCCTGACGCCAGGAAAGACAGCCTTTGCTTGAATGCTGACGACTGCTCCTGCAGTGAACCCATCGGCGGCGAGGGTAGTGATTCGCTGAGCTGGGGTTGGGCACTACCGCCGGAGATGGCATTCAACATCTGCTGCCACATGATGCCTTGTCCAACAAACATGTTTTCGAGGGCGGCTGAAATGACATGTCAGGGAGCTGCTAAGTGCACTCGAGATTGGGCATGACATACTGAGCCTCTGGCTGAGGCTTTCCACAGCACCAGTCCGTAGTCCGGGTTTCATCTTGCCCCCGTCGTAGACACAGTGGGCGCCTAAACACAAGTTAGTCTTCCTCGAAACAattgccaagctcaagctaAGAGAGAAGTACCAATCTTGGAACAATTGGAACAGGGCTGATCTCTGGAGCATTtggtcttcctcctcctgcaaGAACTGCACGAAgggccctcttcttccctggtACTAACGCGCGCCATCTTCCGTGGTCGTTCGTTTCCTGAGGCATTTTCATCGTCACCTCGCACATGCTCATCAACGATTGAGCCGTTTGGGCTTGCCATGTTGTCTGCGTATGTATCCGCGGCTTTTGGGCATATCGCAAAGGGGTagaggaggggagagggagaggtcgagatcaaggtccgaggccaagatgatgaaaTGTCTCTCGTGAGGTCCCCCGGCATGTGGGGGATCGTGCCACAACCCCATGGGTCCCCGCAGTGGCGCTCTTTGGTGACATTCACTATTCCGCAAGCGTCCAAGTGAGCTGGGGTAGTTCGGAGCGCATGGGCATGGCGTCAGGGGTTTGCGGATTCCCGGAGGAATGTTCGGGCTCATCTCCGACGGTTAATGTGTGCATGCTGGATACCTGGCACTAGATGTGGCTAAATCGTTGATCATGGATGACTCCCTTCATGCGAGTGGTGCGGATTTGGGGGCTAGATTACCCCTCAATTACGGCACGGCAGCTGGTCACAAGCTCTGACGGCACTTCACAGACGTGCACACAACGGGACCAGGGGTTGAAACAAGAACCCCACGGGGTCATGCTGGTTTCATTGCCAAGGCTAG
This window of the Fusarium keratoplasticum isolate Fu6.1 chromosome 3, whole genome shotgun sequence genome carries:
- a CDS encoding Alpha-galactosidase; translated protein: MKLNIVPLALLSGVSAQGLATKPQMGWNSWNSFKAIINESIIESTANTIVKSGLASLGYNYVLMDAGWQTLERDKEGRQQVNLTRFPGGIKPVSDYIHKLGLKVGIYSDAGIYGCDFAPGSYGYEELDASQYAEWGIDYLKYDNCGGFQANTLSVQERFLRMSHALKDTGRDIFYSLCEWGHQFPWFWADQLSDSYRMSGDIHSEYKKDNSNGCATAYCLNTGYAGVSVLTMIRKMREISRFQKPGSWADMDMLEVGVGNMTRHQEETHFSFWAALKSPLIIGADVNNIRESSLEVLKNKEIIALNQDKLGVAVNYIPSLSREGKYQVWAGPLKSGKSRHVILVQNYGADPLDISLPVKQVPGLNEGHRQLVIRDVWAKKSLGKLGAAIALKGIEVDQVKVLVLSEK
- a CDS encoding Zn(2)-C6 fungal-type domain-containing protein; the encoded protein is MASPNGSIVDEHVRGDDENASGNERPRKMARVSTREEEGPSCSSCRRRKTKCSRDQPCSNCSKIGAHCVYDGGKMKPGLRTGAVESLSQRLTALENMFVGQGIMWQQMLNAISGGSAQPQLSESLPSPPMGSLQEQSSAFKQRLSFLASGDQVQYQGNSISTSATTKAPALSGIENTDPCLSNTPMPPDELVDSLVEIYFETVHPWIPMLHVRNFRAALASPEQRAGMTTILQAIVSLCIRFSDDPLLNENPSLRTWYATRCRQAVILKSMETFSVRNVQALIICAFDTIGSGHGPSTWSMVGSMARTVEQLRLSKEESDVAESASAGRSLMNRMTFLPPCNGWQEAEERRRVFWNVFLMDRFCSISTGWNPCLTSADFHRRLPCEGAIWEESEQLQIPTPFFGTLDQMQHPEALPELHMEREEEQNSLGGFAYCIEATENLRLVIFFFLQHEVDFGNSRDIQKWLIRFKQLDLRLMQWKALLPETWREACLVNDDGNLDPNLVLAHITHNTAVVLLHQGLAYPSSEWKSIPAKLPSASSAETCLAATEEVSRITTRFLPTSPVLANPQFAFCLFVCGRALLTHAVFQEKPISPVFDSILQSLGEISKRWNGRHASTSSNLASKFKSRLLQARQDGYHGAGSIREEAFSDKKYPNCEQEDNSPSSLAYSHATAFQLGLDANATAMAFKPASKSSPDSVSLAFPPLPGSLQDAFLTQPSHGIQQVMDSSTQDTISVADCFTDPSLMADPCPYPFLDQTIIPSDRVTSLRGFMPQ